One region of Pleuronectes platessa chromosome 18, fPlePla1.1, whole genome shotgun sequence genomic DNA includes:
- the naxe gene encoding NAD(P)H-hydrate epimerase: MLSARALFGIGVLVTSRAASVLARTGTCPLPAAANNHQSNCYRSRAASTMAKTIKYLGQEEAQHIDEELFSEYGFSVDQLMELAGLSCATAITRAYPITSLVKARPSLLVVCGPGNNGGDGLVCARHLKLFGYEPTILYPKRQNKPLFQGLTTQCQKMEIPFLTEMPEAKLIDEAYNLVIDAIFGFSFKGTVREPFGSILDVLEKTTVPIASIDIPSGWDVEQGSADGLQPDMLISLTAPKKSASLFRGRYHFLGGRFVPPGLERKYQLNLPQYPGTDCVLQL; this comes from the exons ATGTTGAGTGCTCGGGCTCTGTTTGGGATCGGAGTCCTGGTGACGTCCAGAGCCGCCTCAGTCCTCGCTCGGACGGGGACATGTCCTCTGCCCGCTGCAGCTAACAACCACCAGAGCAACTGTTACAGAAGCAGAGCAGCATCCACCATGGCCAAGACCATCAAATATCTGGG GCAGGAGGAGGCCCAGCACATTGACGAGGAGCTCTTCAGTGAGTACGGCTTCAGTGTGGACCAGCTGATGGAGCTGGCTGGACTCAGCTGTGCCACAGCCATCACACGG GCGTATCCGATCACGTCCCTCGTCAAGGCCAGACCTTCCCTGCTGGTGGTTTGTGGACCAGGAAACAACGGGGGCGACGGGCTGGTCTGTGCCCGACACCTCAAGCTCTTT GGTTACGAGCCGACCATCTTGTATCCGAAGAGGCAGAACAAGCCTCTGTTCCAGGGCCTGACCACCCAGTGCCAGAAGATGGAGATCCCTTTCCTCACCGAGATGCCTGAG GCCAAATTGATCGACGAGGCTTACAACCTGGTGATCGACGCCATCTTCGGCTTCAGCTTCAAGGGAACCGTGCGAGAACCTTTCGGTTCCATCCTGGACGTGCTGGAGAAAACCACCGTCCCCATCGCCAGCATCGACATCCCCTCAG GCTGGGATGTGGAGCAGGGCAGCGCAGACGGACTCCAGCCCGACATGCTCATCTCGCTCACCGCGCCCAAGAAGTCCGCCTCCTTGTTCAGGGGGCGGTACCACTTCCTCGGGGGTCGCTTTGTGCCACCGGGCCTGGAGAGGAAGTACCAGCTCAACCTGCCTCAGTATCCCGGCACCGACTGCGTCTTACAGCTGTAG